The following are encoded together in the Sinorhizobium terangae genome:
- the virB9 gene encoding P-type conjugative transfer protein VirB9, which produces MRTIFVATLLLTASASTALALEIPRGASQDSRVRFVDYQPYNITRIIGSLRSSVQVEFAADEEIAHVALGNSVAWEVAPAGNILFLKPRENQPVTNISVVTTRRDGSTRSYQMELTVRDGKVEVGQNTYFYVKYRYPADEAERRRQDAAARAIAAQAKEADNVLAIHDAYGPRNWRYSAQGAQALEPQSVYDNGKVTTFAFVDNQEMPAIYIENSDGSESLVPKAVDGNLVLVHAISRKFILRRGGEVLCVFNEAYDRVGINPDTNTTSPSVERVVKTEVTAQ; this is translated from the coding sequence ATGCGGACTATTTTCGTCGCCACCCTCCTCCTTACGGCCTCCGCCTCCACGGCGCTTGCCCTCGAAATTCCGCGCGGCGCTTCACAGGACAGTCGTGTCCGTTTCGTCGACTACCAGCCCTACAACATCACCCGCATCATCGGCTCGCTGCGCTCTTCGGTGCAGGTGGAATTTGCGGCCGACGAAGAGATCGCCCATGTCGCGCTCGGCAACAGTGTGGCCTGGGAAGTCGCGCCGGCGGGCAACATCCTGTTTCTCAAACCGCGAGAAAATCAGCCGGTCACCAATATCTCTGTCGTCACCACCCGGCGCGACGGATCGACCCGAAGCTACCAGATGGAATTGACGGTGCGGGATGGGAAGGTGGAGGTCGGTCAGAACACCTACTTCTACGTCAAGTACCGATATCCGGCCGACGAAGCCGAACGACGACGACAGGATGCGGCGGCGCGAGCGATCGCCGCGCAGGCGAAGGAGGCCGACAACGTGTTGGCCATTCATGACGCCTATGGGCCGCGGAACTGGCGTTACTCCGCACAAGGCGCACAGGCGCTGGAACCGCAATCAGTCTACGACAATGGCAAGGTCACGACCTTCGCCTTCGTCGACAACCAGGAGATGCCTGCCATCTATATCGAGAATTCGGACGGAAGCGAAAGCCTGGTGCCCAAGGCTGTCGACGGCAACCTCGTCCTGGTTCACGCGATCAGCCGCAAGTTCATTCTTCGGAGGGGAGGGGAAGTGCTCTGCGTCTTCAACGAAGCCTATGACCGGGTCGGCATCAATCCGGATACCAATACGACCTCGCCGTCGGTCGAGCGCGTCGTGAAGACCGAAGTCACGGCACAGTAG
- the virB10 gene encoding type IV secretion system protein VirB10, translating to MIQEDESRIPGERAETVAARRIDNNPVLKRGAVALAVVAFVAFALWSMSGESTQQENVQPERVVIRQTTNFEPAKEQAEPVQAEPEVKLPTPVVAEEVMAEDPLLDSARRAPVMAYSGGQRNATSRRDTADPTISTDSNFLPLDGNMMDQNTANADEQRFNGLLRPTRLEGSRAGTLGNRNFIVAMGTSIPCVLETAMASDQPGFTSCVINRDVLSDNGRVVLMEKGTQVLGEYRGGLQRGQKRLFVLWNRAKTPNGVIVTLASPATDALGRAGVDGYVDIHWWERFGSALLLSIVGDATSYASSRLQDSDVNAQSTTSAGQQAAAIAVEQSINIPPTLNKHQGELVSIFVARDLDCSGVYGLRVTERRNKVLDRAVLGDFSPQSTLVTK from the coding sequence ATGATTCAGGAAGACGAAAGCCGAATTCCGGGTGAGCGAGCCGAAACCGTCGCGGCCAGACGGATCGACAACAATCCAGTCCTGAAGCGCGGGGCGGTAGCGCTGGCCGTTGTTGCCTTTGTCGCCTTTGCCCTGTGGTCGATGAGCGGCGAAAGTACCCAGCAAGAAAACGTCCAGCCGGAGCGGGTGGTCATCCGGCAGACGACGAACTTCGAGCCTGCCAAGGAACAAGCGGAGCCGGTCCAGGCCGAACCGGAAGTGAAGCTGCCGACCCCCGTCGTGGCAGAAGAGGTGATGGCGGAAGATCCACTGCTCGACTCGGCGCGGCGGGCGCCCGTCATGGCCTATAGCGGCGGACAGAGAAACGCGACGTCGCGCCGGGATACCGCGGATCCTACCATATCGACGGACAGCAATTTCCTGCCGCTCGATGGAAACATGATGGACCAGAACACGGCCAATGCCGATGAACAGCGATTCAACGGATTGCTACGGCCGACCAGGCTTGAGGGCTCGCGCGCCGGCACGCTCGGCAACCGGAACTTCATCGTTGCAATGGGAACCTCGATACCCTGTGTTCTCGAAACTGCCATGGCATCTGATCAGCCCGGCTTCACAAGCTGCGTGATCAACCGGGATGTCCTTTCGGACAATGGCCGGGTCGTGCTGATGGAGAAGGGCACTCAAGTTCTCGGCGAGTACCGCGGCGGCCTACAGCGAGGGCAGAAGCGCCTGTTCGTGCTCTGGAACCGCGCGAAAACCCCGAACGGCGTCATCGTCACATTGGCCTCGCCGGCAACGGATGCGCTCGGCCGGGCCGGCGTCGATGGCTATGTCGACATCCACTGGTGGGAGCGGTTCGGAAGTGCGCTTCTCCTTTCGATCGTCGGCGACGCCACGAGCTATGCCAGCAGCCGCCTTCAGGACAGCGACGTCAATGCGCAGAGCACCACCAGCGCAGGCCAGCAGGCAGCGGCGATCGCTGTCGAGCAATCGATCAACATCCCTCCGACGCTCAACAAACATCAGGGGGAGCTCGTCTCGATCTTCGTGGCGCGCGATCTCGACTGTTCCGGGGTCTACGGATTGCGGGTGACCGAGCGGAGGAACAAGGTCCTCGACCGGGCGGTGCTGGGGGACTTCAGCCCGCAGTCGACGCTCGTGACGAAGTAG